The following proteins are encoded in a genomic region of Rissa tridactyla isolate bRisTri1 chromosome 5, bRisTri1.patW.cur.20221130, whole genome shotgun sequence:
- the FBXO8 gene encoding F-box only protein 8, translated as MGQGLWRVARNQQLQHQGYDGQGYLTREHGRRIATNNVPSTSHRKQAQGGIDIYHLLKTRKSKEQEGFINLEMLPPELSFTILSYLNATDLCLASCVWQDLANDELLWQGLCKSTWGHCSIYNKNPPLGFSFRKLYMQLDEGSLTFNANPDEGVNYFMSKGILDDSPKEIAKFIFCTRTLNWKKLRIYLDERRDVLDDLVTLHNFRNQFLPNALREFFRHIHAPEERGEYLETLITKFSHRFCACNPDLMRELGLSPDAVYVLCYSLILLSIDLTSPHVKNKMSKREFIRNTRRAAQNISEDFVGHLYDNIYLIGHVAA; from the exons ATGGGTCAGGGACTCTGGAGAGTTGCTAGGAACCAGCAACTACAACACCAAGGATACGACGGACAAGGCTACCTGACCAGAGAACATGGTAGGAGGATAGCTACTAACAACGTTCCCAGTACAAGCCATCGCAAACAAGCCCAAGGAGGCATCGACATCTACCACCTGTTGAAGACAAGAAAATCTAAAGAACAAGAAGGATTCATTAACCTGGAAATGCTGCCACCAGAGCTTAGTTTTACCATTTTGTCATACCTGAATGCAACTGATCTCTGTCTAGCTTCGTGCGTCTGGCAGGATCTTGCTAATGATGAGCTTCTCTGGCAAgg GTTGTGCAAATCCACTTGGGGTCACTGTTCTATATACAATAAGAATCCACCTCTAggattttcttttagaaaattgTATATGCAGCTAGATGAGGGCAGTCTCACCTTTAATGCCAACCCTGATGAG GGAGTCAACTACTTTATGTCCAAGGGCATACTAGACGATTCGCCGAAAGAAATAGCGAAGTTTATCTTTTGCACAAGAACGCTAAATTGGAAGAAGCTGAGAATCTACCTTGATGAAAG GCGAGATGTTTTGGATGACCTTGTGACGCTGCACAACTTCCGAAACCAGTTCTTGCCAAATGCACTGAGAGAGTTCTTCAGACACATTCACGCTCCCGAGGAGCGTGGGGAGTACCTGGAGACTCTCATTACAAAGTTCTCCCACCGATTCTGCGCGTGTAACCCTGATCTGATGAGAGAGCTCGGCCTTAGCCCTG ATGCAGTTTACGTACTGTGTTACTCTTTGATTCTCCTTTCCATTGATCTCACAAGCCCTCACGTGAAGAACAAAATGTCAAAGAGGGAATTCATCCGAAATACACGACGAGCTGCACAGAATATTAGTGAAGATTTTGTAGGGCACCTTTACGACAACATCTACCTTATCGGCCACGTGGCTGCCTAA